The nucleotide window GCTTCAGGCTGCCCGGGTGACCCGCAGGATTCTGAAGGCCTTGGCCGTGCTTTCGCGGCGTACCGAATACTCCCCGGGAAGCTCGGCGGCCAACCAGCGCTGAAGCGAATCGGCCCCGAGATTCTTCTGCACCACCAACCAGGCGTTTCCCCCGGGCGCCAGTCGCGGCAGCCACAGCATGAGCAAGGAGTGCAGTTCGCTCTTGCCGATCCGGATCGGGGGGTTGGACCAGATCGTATCGAAGCGCAGTTCAGGGTCCACTTCTTCAGGAAGGCAAGCGCGGACGTTGGCCAGCCCGAGGGCGCGGGCATTGTCATTGGTCAAGGCGATGCAGCGGTTATTGACATCGACGGCAGTAACCGTTGCTCCGGGCGACTTCAAGGCAAGAGTGAGAGCGATCGGTCCCCAGCCGCAGCCGATATCCAGGAGGTTCCCACTGGCCGGCGGTGCGGGCACGTCGTCCAGGAGAACCGCTGTCCCCTTATCAATGCCGTCAGGACTGAAAATGCCGTTGGACGTCGTCAGCCGGCGCGATTGTCCGTTCAGCACCACGGTCAATGGCTTGCGGATCTCGGGTTTTTCGGGCTCCGCACTGAAGTAATGATCTGTGGCCATAATCCGCCAGAGTAGTGCGCCGGGCGGGGAATGTGTATCTAGGCAGTCCTAAGGCGGGTCGAAGTGCTGGTATGGTATTTTCATGTGGAATAAGTGACTGTGCCGTTGCGGGCACCCTGGCCCGCACCGAATCTTCTCTGACGTTGAGCCCAGCTCCGAGGGAAGATCGCGCACAGTCCATCCGGGAACTAACTGAGTTTCTTCTTCCGTGAACCTGTGGCGGTGTGTGCCGCAGTTTCCGAACTTCATTGGCCGAAGCAAAGGCAGCGGCTCCCACCAGATTAAGTGCCGGCGGCCCTGCGCCGCCGTTGTCAGGAGGATTTTCTTGACCCCTCATCAACATAGACCGGCTGGCCCCTCGGTGCCCGAGGCCGCTGAGGTCTACGATAGAACTACAGACTTTTCAAAGGAGAGCATGTCCACCACTAGCAACAGCCAGCCCTCGTCGGAACCAGAGCTGAGCCCGGAGGAAATCCAGGCGGTCATTGACCGGATTCTGGCAAAGGATACTGCGGCACGGACAAAGTCCGGCGGTGTCAGAGGCAGGGCACAGGCCATCTCGACCTTGGACGAGGAACACTCGGAATTCGACGGCGAGCAACAGGACTTGGCCGAACGGCGCGCCTTGCGCCGCGTTGCGGGTCTTTCTACTGAACTTGAAGACGTTACCGAGGTCGAATACCGGCAGCTGCGGCTCGAACGAGTCGTCCTTGCCGGTGTGTGGACTGAAGGTACCGCTGACGACGCCGATAATTCATTGCGTGAGCTTGCGGCGTTGGCAGAGACTGCCGGTTCCGAGGTGCTTGACGGTGTGGTGCAGCGCCGGCTCAAGCCGGACCCCGGCACGTACCTTGGATCTGGCAAGGCGCAGGAACTGCGCGATATCGTCATGAGCACCGGTGCGGATACCGTCATTGTCGACGGCGAACTTTCTCCGTCCCAGCGACGGGGATTGGAAGACATCGTCAAGGTCAAGGTGATCGACCGTACGGCACTGATCCTTGATATCTTCGCCCAGCATGCCAAGAGCCGCGAAGGCAAGGCGCAGGTGGAACTGGCTCAGCTCGAATACCTGCTTCCGAGATTGCGCGGCTGGGGCGAATCAATGTCCCGGCAGGCCGGTGGTCGCGTCGGTGCCGCCGGCGGCGGCATTGGTTCTCGCGGTCCCGGTGAAACCAAGATCGAGCTGGACCGCCGCCGGATTCGTACCCGTATGGCGAAGTTGCGCAGGGAAATCGCAGGGATGAAACCTGCCCGTGACACGAAGCGGGCAAATCGAAAACGAAATGCTGTTCCGTCCGTCGCCATAGTCGGCTACACCAATGCGGGCAAGTCGTCGTTGCTGAACCGTCTGACCGATGCGGGCGTCCTGGTTGAAAACGCGCTTTTCGCCACCCTGGATCCTACGGTGCGGAAAGCCGAAACTGCCGATGGACTCGGCTACACCCTGACCGACACGGTCGGCTTCGTTCGCTCGCTGCCTACTCAACTGGTCGAGGCATTCCGCTCCACGTTGGAAGAGGCTGCGGATGCGGATCTCATCCTGCACGTTGTCGACGCTTCCCATCCGGATCCCGAAGGGCAGATTGCCGCGGTCCGGGAGGTACTCACTGAAGTCGACGCGCGAAAGCTCCCGGAAATCGTAGTCCTGAACAAGGCGGACGCAGCCGACCCGTTTGTCGTCGAGCGTCTGCGCCAGCGTGAACCGCGGCACGTGGTGGTTTCGGCACGTACAGGTCAAGGAATCCCGGAACTGCTTGAGGCCATTAGCGACGGAATTCCACGTCCAACGGTCCAGCTTGAATTGTTGATCCCCTATGACCGTGGCGAAGTGGTGAGCCGGCTACACAGCCCTGATGCGGAGATTCTCTCCGTCGAA belongs to Arthrobacter crystallopoietes and includes:
- a CDS encoding class I SAM-dependent methyltransferase, with translation MATDHYFSAEPEKPEIRKPLTVVLNGQSRRLTTSNGIFSPDGIDKGTAVLLDDVPAPPASGNLLDIGCGWGPIALTLALKSPGATVTAVDVNNRCIALTNDNARALGLANVRACLPEEVDPELRFDTIWSNPPIRIGKSELHSLLMLWLPRLAPGGNAWLVVQKNLGADSLQRWLAAELPGEYSVRRESTAKAFRILRVTRAA
- the hflX gene encoding GTPase HflX, coding for MSTTSNSQPSSEPELSPEEIQAVIDRILAKDTAARTKSGGVRGRAQAISTLDEEHSEFDGEQQDLAERRALRRVAGLSTELEDVTEVEYRQLRLERVVLAGVWTEGTADDADNSLRELAALAETAGSEVLDGVVQRRLKPDPGTYLGSGKAQELRDIVMSTGADTVIVDGELSPSQRRGLEDIVKVKVIDRTALILDIFAQHAKSREGKAQVELAQLEYLLPRLRGWGESMSRQAGGRVGAAGGGIGSRGPGETKIELDRRRIRTRMAKLRREIAGMKPARDTKRANRKRNAVPSVAIVGYTNAGKSSLLNRLTDAGVLVENALFATLDPTVRKAETADGLGYTLTDTVGFVRSLPTQLVEAFRSTLEEAADADLILHVVDASHPDPEGQIAAVREVLTEVDARKLPEIVVLNKADAADPFVVERLRQREPRHVVVSARTGQGIPELLEAISDGIPRPTVQLELLIPYDRGEVVSRLHSPDAEILSVEHVENGTKLEVKVREGLAAELGPFLHRG